The following are encoded in a window of Streptomyces sp. SAT1 genomic DNA:
- a CDS encoding aminotransferase class I/II-fold pyridoxal phosphate-dependent enzyme, with translation MAVHYAISGATAKAIAASVERGVSEGALAPGAALPPVRRLADELAVSPGTVATAYKELRGRGIVVTRGRGGTVVAPAPAVASRRPPKVPRGLRDLAGGHPDPAFLPAPAPPSRLAPGARSHRSTPRLPRLEDAARDWLGADGVPVEHVTFAHGALDLVGRLLSVELRPGDAVAMEDPGYHHLLDLVTALGLRSVPVAVDDEGMRPEALRRALRAGARAVVCSPRGQNPYGGCFSAERRAALADVLREEPDVLVLENDHASAVADVPLHALGSAGLSRWVHVRTVSKFLGADLRCAVAACDAVTLARHDGRLLLTSGWVSHLLQETVHGLLTDEDTRALVSRARGTYAVRRGALLGELAARGIAAHGASGMNVWVPVADESAVVNGLRSHGWWVAAGARFRLASPPGVRISVAGLEPADAARLASDFAAVLGESEATYGG, from the coding sequence GTGGCAGTACATTATGCGATCAGTGGGGCGACAGCCAAGGCGATTGCCGCGTCGGTGGAACGCGGGGTCTCCGAGGGGGCGTTGGCGCCGGGCGCGGCGCTGCCGCCGGTGCGGCGGCTCGCGGACGAACTGGCGGTGAGCCCGGGGACGGTGGCGACGGCGTACAAGGAGCTGCGCGGGCGGGGCATCGTGGTGACCCGCGGCCGGGGCGGGACCGTGGTGGCGCCCGCCCCCGCGGTGGCCTCACGCCGGCCGCCGAAGGTCCCGCGGGGGCTGCGCGATCTGGCGGGCGGGCATCCGGATCCCGCCTTCCTGCCCGCTCCGGCGCCGCCGTCCCGGCTGGCGCCCGGTGCGCGCTCGCACCGCTCGACACCCCGGCTGCCCCGGCTGGAGGACGCGGCGCGCGACTGGCTCGGCGCGGACGGGGTGCCGGTGGAGCACGTGACCTTCGCGCACGGCGCGCTGGATCTGGTGGGCCGGCTGCTCTCCGTGGAGCTGCGCCCCGGCGACGCGGTGGCGATGGAGGATCCGGGCTATCACCACCTGCTCGACCTGGTGACCGCGTTGGGGCTGCGCAGCGTGCCGGTGGCGGTGGACGACGAGGGGATGCGGCCCGAGGCCCTGCGGCGGGCGCTGCGGGCCGGTGCGCGCGCCGTGGTGTGCAGTCCGCGCGGGCAGAACCCGTACGGCGGGTGCTTCTCGGCCGAGCGGCGCGCGGCGCTCGCCGATGTGCTGCGCGAGGAGCCGGACGTCCTGGTCCTGGAGAACGACCACGCGTCGGCGGTGGCGGACGTACCGCTGCACGCCCTCGGCTCCGCCGGTCTGTCCCGGTGGGTGCATGTGCGGACGGTGAGCAAGTTCCTCGGGGCGGACCTGCGCTGTGCGGTGGCGGCGTGCGACGCCGTCACCCTGGCGCGGCACGACGGGCGTCTGCTGCTGACCTCGGGCTGGGTCAGCCATCTGCTCCAGGAGACGGTGCACGGGCTGCTGACCGACGAGGACACGCGTGCGCTGGTGTCCCGCGCGCGCGGGACGTACGCCGTGCGCCGCGGCGCCCTGCTCGGGGAGCTGGCGGCCCGGGGCATCGCGGCCCACGGGGCGAGCGGGATGAACGTGTGGGTACCGGTGGCCGACGAGTCGGCGGTGGTGAACGGGCTGCGGTCCCACGGCTGGTGGGTCGCGGCGGGTGCCAGATTCCGGCTGGCGTCACCGCCGGGGGTGCGGATCTCCGTGGCCGGACTGGAACCCGCGGACGCGGCCCGGCTGGCCTCCGACTTCGCCGCGGTGCTGGGCGAGTCGGAGGCCACCTACGGCGGCTGA